The region TAAAAAAATCTGTCACATTAAAATCCTGAGGAAAAAATCTTTCCAAATGAAATAGTGTTTAAAGCTTTTGTAATAGCTCTCTCCTCCTTCGATTCCTCCTTACTGCCCTGGTAGAGTCCTCTCCACTTCCTTCAAACCCGGGCTATGATACCCTCACACCCTACTGTCTACTCCCATCCCCATCTACCAGGGTCCTATGACCCCCCTCTCTAGTCAAGCTAGCTCCTAGTTCTCCATGTCTGACTCTTAACCAGCTGATCCCTTCTTCTCAGAGCCAATGTTTctcaaaggaggaggaggagaatagggaggaggaggagaatagggaggaggaggagaatagggaggaggaggagaatagggagggggagaaggaggagaatagggaggaggaggagaatagggaggggggagaaggaggagaatagggagggggggagaaggaggagaatagggaggaggaggagaatagggaggagggagaagttgAGGCTCTCGCTTCAGTTTTTCCAACCCCCTGCCAGCTAGAATGCTAGACTCCACCACCTGTCTCACACAGGTGAGCCAATGGgtactctctcttctcctccaacACCCCccctctgtcttgtctctctgtcttctctcctcctttctctgatCCTagcctatcaaatcaaattgtattcgtcacatgctttgtaaacaacatgtgtagactaaGAGTGATatgcttacgggcccttcccaacaatgcagagagaggaaaaaagagaacatagaaaaataataacatgaggaataaatataCAATGCGTAACGAGAATGTGGCTGAATGCACAGGAGACCAgtccgagtcaatgtgcagaggtacaaggtcgttgaggtagacatgtacatataggtagggataaagtgactaggcaacaggatagataataaacagtagcagcaacgTACTGTATGTgacgagtcaaaagagttagtgcaaaaagggtcaatgcaaatagttaaatagttaaccaatagctaacCTGACTAATTATTTTGcgatcttatggcttgggagtagaagttGTTCAGGGTCATGttagtaccgcttgctgtgcgatagcagagagaacagtctatgacttgggtagctggagtctttgaccatttttaggccCTACATCTGACATTTCCTGGTTTGgagttcctggatggcaaagATGGGCTGTACGCAGATgccaaacagttgccataccaagcggtgatgccgccagtcaagatgctctcaatggtgcagttgtaaatgtttttgaggatctgaggggcctgtgccaaatcttttcagcctcctgagggggaagaggcattgttaagccttcttcatgactgtgttggtgtgtggaccacGATAGtttcttagtgatgtggacactgaggaactcaacccgctccactacagccccgtcgatgtggaggGGGGGCGTGCTCGAGCCcttcatttcctgtagtccacgatcagctcttctGTCTTGATGACGTTGGGGGTTgatgtcctggtaccacactacCAGGTCACAGAcatcctccttataggctgtctcatcgtcgtgtCGCCAGCAAACTtaaggatggtgttggagtcgtgcgcagcCACactgttgtgggtgaacagggagtagaggaggggactaagcacgcacccctgaggggcctccgtgttgtgggtcagtgtggcagatgcctaccctcaccacctggacgTGGTgcctcaggaagtccaggatccagttgcagagggagttcaGTCCCAgagtcctgagcttagtgatgagcttggagggcacaatggtgttgaacgctgagctgtagtcaatgaacagcattctcacttaggtgttcctcttgtccaggtgggagagagcagtgtggagtgcaatatacattgcatcatctgtggatctgttggggcggtatgcgaattggagtgggttgatgtgagccatgaccagcctttcaaagcatttcatggctacagatgtgggtGCTACGTGTAGTCATGCGATAgttatttagacaggttaccttggcgttcttgtcCACAtggtctatggtggtctgcttgaaacgtaggTATTACACACTGGGTAAagaagagtttgaaaatgtcagttgccTCTTTCTTTCATCCTATCTGAAGTTAGTGACCCCCGTACAGAGATAATTACAGCTAAGTGGTATTTAGCTTCTCTAAATCGAATAAATTGAATCGGAATGAAGTCAAATAAACGGGATGGCGCTTCTTGAACCATGGAACCAGCAGCTTAGGAATTAATACTGTGGGATCCCTCTGAGCTTTTACCAGAGACCaaggctgtgtctcaaatggaaccctgtgggccctggtcaaaagtagtgcactatataaggaatagggtgcgatttgggatgCATGACATTAATCGCTAATAAAGATGCACTCCAGGATCTTAAAGCACAACAAATTgtattcgtaacatatcatgcaAAAATATATAACGATTATGATAATAATAATTTGCAGGACGTAATATATCATACAAACTGGATGACATAGTACACAATTTAATGGCTTAGTATACAAAAaacggggaccacttttggctcatgagcaccactttcaaaactactagCTGAAATTATACAATGGTTTGAGAGTGCATCTTTAGCAGAATCATCTTGAATATGTATAATCTATTAATATCTAATATTCTATTCACATTTGAACTATTACTAATCTATTAATAAAATGTTTGATCTGTAGTTACAGCAACACTAAAGTGGTGTGTATCttacacacatcacatcacacacgGCCTGGGCTGGCGTGCCTGGTTGTCCCGTCCTGTCTGTTGGCACACTCTCTGTTCTGACAGATGGTGGCGAGGGCTTCAGCTTCCCCGTACCTCTTCCTTCCTACCTGTCCCTTCctatctcccccctttctcttagTATCTCCCCTCTTACTTCCCCCCTTCCTCTtagtacccccctcctctccggcCCCTCCTACCTCCCACTTCCTCTGAGTACCCCCatctaaataataataataattattattattggttGTCCCATCCTGTCCTAAATAGGTTTGCAAAATACCGGGAATAAGCAGCAATCCTTCCCAGTTCAGAGACACAGCCAGGTGAGACACCTACAGAGCTGTTACTCAGATCTCAGGGTAACCCTCCATTTGGCTAGCCTGGGTATCAGTCGGTttgtgctaacattccactccttgcacTCCAGACAAGTTTTCTGTAGTTACTCCTATCCAATCTTCTCAGATTGGCAGAGTGATATAGCGATAGTCTCATGTCGATAACTGGTACTTCATTCTAGCGAACGCAGGTGGTTTGGGACGTGACGCCCTGCAGTCGGGTCGCCAGCCTGAGGAGTCAGCCACGCCCGGCGCTGCCGCCACCAGCACCCTCCCGGGCCAGTTCAAACAGAGGACGCCCATGTACAACGCCAGCAACACTGCCACCAGCCCCACCGCCCCCGCCTCGCCCAGCACGCCAGCCAGCACCCCCGCCAGCAGCAACGGACCCCCGGCTGCCGCCACCGCCACGCAGCCCGAGACCCCCACCACACAGCCCCCCCAGCCCCCGACGCCCACGCCCCAGCAGCCCCAGCCCAAGAAGAACCTCTCGCTCACAGTGAGTTGGCTCAAGGCATCATTGGGACTTCCAATATCCACACTAGTATTCTACTTAGAATAACCATTATATTGGGCGAGCGTTCTAATCTGTACTACTTACTATGTGAGACTGCTATGCTTACATACAAACATTGACTGTAGAGATTGTAGTACGGTATGTGGAATGGTGGTTTACTTGCAATGGCTGATGTGTGGTTGTTTTACCTACCTTAGTGGTGTGTAACCTCTGTGCCGCTGTGTGTAACCTCTGTGCCGCTGTGTGTAACCTCAGAGAGACCAGATGTATGCTGCTCAGGAAATGTTCAAGACGGCCAACAAGGTTACCAGACCAGAGAAAGCGCTCATCCTTGGCTTCATGGCCGGATCCAGAGGTACTGTACTGCTTTCTGCAAAATACTCCCTCATTTTAGTAAAAAGTAATAGCTTTTTGCAATGGATTAGAAATATTCCCTGGAGTATGTCCACCTAGTCGTATACTGTGAGTTTAACATACTAGTAATGTTTTTGTAATGTGGATATGTGCAAGCCCTCTGGTGGGGGTCAAATCTAAGTCTAACTGGCTATTTACTCACATGTACATGTGTACACAAACACACCTAACACTCTTACCCTCACTGCTAGTTGAAAATGTCTGACTTCTACCATATCACCACACAACATCTCTAACTgatctatcccctcctcctccagagaACCCTTCTACCCTAACACTCTAGAACGTCTGACTgatctatcccctcctcctcctcctccagagaACCCTTCTACCCTAACACTCTAGAACATCTAACTgatctatcccctcctcctccagagaACCCTTCTACCCTAACACTCTAGAACATCTAACTgatctatcccctcctcctccagagaACCCTTCTACCCTAACACTCTAGAACATCTAACTGATCTATCCCCTCCTCCAGAGAACCCTTCTACCCTAACACTCTAGAACATCTAACTgatctatcccctcctcctcctccagagaACCCTTCTACCCTAACACTCTAGAACGTCTAACTgatctatcccctcctcctcctcctccagagaACCCTTCTACCCTAACACTCTAGAACATCTAACTGATCTATCTCCTCCAGAGAACCCATGTCCGGAGCAGGGGGACATTATCCAGATAAAGCTGAGTGAACACACAGAGATCCTTCCCAAGGCGGATGGCACGGGCAGCACCACCATGCTGGTGGACACAGTGTTTGAGATGAACTACTCCACAGGACAGTGGACCCGCCTCAAGAAGTACAAACCAATCACCAACGCCTCCTGAGGAGGCTGCTGGCCTGCCTGTCGGgactatacatacatacatacatacatacatacatacatacatacatacatacatacatacatacatacatacatacatacatacatacatacatacatacatacatacatttgcaTGCGCAAGCATCAACACACAGACCAAATCCTCCTCTGGTGGACAGGgacttgtcacacacacacttgtgcatACACACATGGGCCAAATTCAGTGTGTGAGGGGCTAGGGAGGGTTAAGTGGGAGGGATAGGAGGGTACAGGTTAAGGGGGTATGGCTCCCTCTTTCAAAGTTCCTGCATTGCCAGGCAGGGGGGATACTCAACTTTATTCCCCCCATTGGTTTGTTTTTCTGTTCCCTCAGATTCCTGAATGTTTGGTAAGGGGAGGGGTACAAAGTTATACCTTATTTTGATAAGACAACTTAACACTTGCTTTACTATTAAAGGTACAAGCATGCCACACTATGTCAAGAGAAAGTCGTTATTACAACTGTCTGTGTTTTTCATTGTGAGAAGGTAAATAATGGGACGTTTGCAGCTTACCAAGAAGGGAAGAAaataaagtgaaaacatgttcagATTCCAGAGTGTTTAACATAAGTCCTTCAGAACATCTCTCTCTAAGATCATGATGATTAGGGTAAAGGTGGTCTATGGTAAAGACGCACTGTTGACAGCTTCGTCCACACTGATCTGTCGGATTACTCTTCAAGACAGGAAGTTCAGGCAACGGGGGTTGCACTAGCATGACGACACCTGTCGTAAGACAATGCAGTCTCACTGGTATTCAGTGGCGGCTTGTCCATTAGCGTGTTGGGGGCGGCACCCTATAGTCCAAAATAAAGTATGTTTAAAACACTCATAAGTGCTGTAGCCTTTACATTTTACGgtttaaatacactgctcaaaaaaataaagggaacactaaaataacacatcctagatctgaatgaatgaaataatcttattaaatacttttttctttacatagttcaatgtgctgacaacaaaatcacacaaaaataatcaatggaaatccaatttatcaacccatggaggtctggatttggagtcacactcaaaaattaaagtggaaaaccacactacaggctgatccaacgttgatgtaatgtccttaaaacaagtcaaaatgaggctcagtagtgtgtgtggcctccacgtgcctgtatgacctccctacaacgcctgggcatgctcctgatgaggccaactcctggacagtctgtggtgcaacgtggcgttggtggatggagcgagacatgatgtcccagatgtgctcaattggattcaggtgtggggaacgggcgggccagtccatagcgtcaatgccttcctcttgcaggaactgctgacacactccagccacatgagctctagcattgtcttgcattaggaggaatcctgggccaaccgcaccagcatatggtctcacaaggggtctgaggatctcatctcggtacctaatggcagtcaggctacctctggcgagcacatggagggctgtgcggccccccaaagaaatgccaccacaccatgactgacccaccgccaaaccggtcatgctggaggatgttgcaggcagcagaacgttctccacggcgtctccagactctgtcatgtctttcacatgtgctcagtgtgaacctgctttcatctgtgaagagccgTGGAGAACGTGGAgaacgaatttgccaatcttggtgttctctggcaaatgcaaaacgtcctgcacggtgttgggctgtaagcacaacccccacctgtggacgtcgggccctcataccaccctcatggagtctgtttctgaccgtttgagcagacacatgcacatttgtggcctgctggaggtcattttgcagggctctggcagtgctcctccttgcacaaaggcggaggtagcggtcatgctgctgggttgttgccctcctacggcctcctccacgtctcctgatgtactggcctgtctcctggtagcgcctccatgctctggacactatgttgacagacacagcaaactttcttgccacagctcgcattgatgtgccatcctggatgagctgcactacctgagccacttgtgtgggttgtagactccgtctcatgctaccactagagtgaaagcaccgccagcattcaaaagtgaccaaaacatcagccaggaagcatagaaactgagaagtggtctgtggtccccacctgccgaaccactcctttattgggggtgtcttgctaattgcctataatttccacctgttgtctattccatttgcacaacagcatgtgaaatgtattgtcaatcagttttgcttcctaagtggacagtttgatttcacagaagtgtgattgacttggagttacattgtgttgtttaagtgttccctttatttttttgagcagtatatgttcCAAACTATTTCAGTTGGCTTCATTGCTCTGAGGGGGGCATGTTTTACCATCCAGGACCGCTACATTAGATTACATTGACAGCTAGCGGTTCTGAGAAGAAATGCACTGCTGCTTCAAGTCTATTGCACCACTTGGGTCGTGGAGCTTTGAACGCCCTAACCACTCTGATCTAACTCCATTCCAACAGCAGGCAGTAATCATGGTCAACAAATGTGAAAACGAATGGGATTTTGGCGCCAACAGGCAGCATCTCGTGGTGGGATGAGCGGCTGTGAGTATACTGTATATGTCATTACAATCTGAAATCAGGAATAAAGTAACCCATAATCAATACAGCACTGACTTTGTGTGGCACCTGACCTTCGGATTGACTGTCATGCTCATGACAGAGGTTTAGGCTACAAGATGAAAGGTTGGTGGAATTCATTTCCAGATTAGCCAACACAGCTTGAATGTTCATTGCTTGCTACTTGATGAGGCCCAATCCTTCAGTAGACTCAGACTGGCGCTTTGCTTTGGTGTATGGCCCTGAATGTTTACCATTTGTATGTCCCAAAATTGTATTCTTATTCACTAATGGAGGAGAGGATAAGGATTTTATTTTTTGCAAGGCAATATAGTTGACAATTAAGCTTTTCTCTGCAATTTCAGTTATGCTGGAACTGTGTTTTTGATCTGCAGTCATTTCTGATTTCTATCAGGACTGGTGGTATTCTGTTATGTCAATCCAGTCAGGCTTTTTAATTAACACATGATTTGGGGCATTTAGTTGAATTTATGGATCTCGCAGCACTGGACCTGTTGAAAAACCCTATTTTCTTGGCGAACTGTTGATTTTCACTGGTTTAATTAACTATAGGCTAAGGTAATGAAATGCATTTCTGTCCAAACATTTCAGCAGGCCGTCCGCCTCAGTCAATCACGAGCAGCCACTCATATGAATGTCCCTAAGACTGATTGGACTGTACCAGAGTAAGTGCTCCTCTGCAAGGCCCGCCTTAAAATGTAAGCAAATTACAAGGCTAAGATTTGTCTCTATCCTTTACTCAAAACAAGTCACTAGAAATGAGCATTtcaccccccaaaaacattttttttcaaataaaTCTTACCTGCTGGGATACAAAACCAGACCATGGGCATGAAGCTTGACCACCAGTTTCAACATAGTTCTGAAACACCCTTTTGTGCTTTCCTGATGGCAGTGAAATTATATACAATCGAAGATGAGTATGTCCATGCATGCTTATTTCAATAATGTAATGGTGCTGAAATGATTGTAACATGGAAAAACCCTCTCTGCACAATTTAATTTTTTATGAATATAGCTATATAAATGTAGATTCCACCTAAATAGACATAACTGTGGGCTCAGTGATAATTCTAATGTAAAGTGTAACAGGAAATTAATAGGTACaggatagcaacaacaactgcccgagttccaccaggaacgcacaatccctccatcagtgctcagcctctccgcaataggctgagaggctggactgagggcttgcaggcctgttgtaaggcaggtcctcaccagacatcactggcaacaacgttgcctatgggcacaaacccaccgtcgctggaccagacaggactggcaaaaagtacttaatgcagctggcagccacaccagatactgacttttgattttgacccgccCCCCATATTTGCTCAGGGAcacattcaatttctgttagtcacatgtctgtggaacttgttaagtttgctgaaaataaatgcagttgacagtgaggacatttttttttttttgctcagtttagaaaatgactcaagtttaAATCACCCAGTGAAATACTTGAGTAAAGTATATTTTAAACTAAATAAtttaagtataaataatttcacattACTTAAATTAGAAatccagacggcaccattttatttttcaaagacagccaggggcacactccaacatcaaaagaagcatttgtgtttagtgagttctaATCAAGAGGACAATCAAGCATTCCCAGAAGCTTGGTTTGTGCGTAAAAACCGCAAATTCAGACGAAGGGTGTGATGTGTCTGCACTCAAAAATAAAATCAAGGTTTTTAATGCATTAGGGATGGTATACACAGACGGTTCAGCTTTCTCCAGTGTGTAGGTACACATCGTTTTAAATCAGCATTTGTTGGGAACACAGATGAGCAGCACGTGCTTCTAAtcagtccaccagatcagaggcagtagggactaacaggtagggatgttctcttgataaatgcgTGAATTAtacattttctgtcctgctaagcgttcaaaatgtaacaagtaggctacttttgtgtgtcagggaGAGTGTATGGGGTAAGAAATAtatacttttctttaggaatgtagtgaagtaaaagttgtcaaataaaTAGTAAAGTGAAGATACTCCCAAAAATACtgtagtactttacaccacagaTACAGGCCATCGAACCACTGACTTGCGATTCTTTCTGCGTTGGATAGCCATAATGATCTGTACCAGGATCCTGTATTTGTTGTTCTTCAAGTTGTTCTTGGCCTTCTTCAGGAGGTGTTCGATCTCAGGCTCACCGTAGTGCTGGTGCAACGTTGTgtacttctccctctccttcttaaTCTCCTCCTCGCCTAGGAAGAGAACAGAGAACCTTACAACACAACTTTGAACACAGAGGGTTCTATTTACAGCTGGGGTGTTAAGGTGACGCTAGTGTCAAATACACATACGTTTGCAATTTCGTCATGTAAAAACTGGCAtttttacagtaggcctagccccaCTGGCATTTTCTCGGCAATtgacctgtcttatatcagctcgCTTGCGCTCAGATGGGAGGAGTggaaatatttgaggtgtgtcgTTAAAAACATGATCCAAAGCGCTAATTTCAGCAACCGCTGATtgggatatttaagaccaaccaaaagctgTTTGGGGTGACACACTTCCCATATGCGCATGGAACAAGAGCAATCGCGAAGTAGTCAATAATGTCGATAAAGGGTTTGACTCCTGAGACAGCTTGGAAATAAATCTTAAAATCACCAAAACGTTATTAAAATATTAAGTTTCATAGGAATAAAACGGTGAACTGACATTCCCTTTGTATCTATGAATTGTAGGCAGGCCCACATTTATTTTAGCCATGAGGTCCTGTTTTGGACGTGCGCAAAAACCTACGTGTCCATTCCCATCATGAAACGAGAGATGAGAACCTCGGCGAACACTGGTAAACCTCATATTTAGAAGTTATCTGTAACACCTGCATGTTTTCCGTTTTCATAGTGTCTTTTTTTTATCCTACCGATtacattttacatgtatttaaaaaaagattGTTTTTCGTTTAATTGTATTACAACCAATCTTATTAGAATGATTCACCTTCCTGGTTTTATGGTTACAATGTCTGTGCCGCGCATGCAATACATCTTCTGGAGATGTGTGAATGCGATCTGATCTGTAAAATGGTTCCGATTTATGTTCat is a window of Salmo salar chromosome ssa18, Ssal_v3.1, whole genome shotgun sequence DNA encoding:
- the LOC123728746 gene encoding negative elongation factor A — encoded protein: MYNASNTATSPTAPASPSTPASTPASSNGPPAAATATQPETPTTQPPQPPTPTPQQPQPKKNLSLTRDQMYAAQEMFKTANKVTRPEKALILGFMAGSRENPCPEQGDIIQIKLSEHTEILPKADGTGSTTMLVDTVFEMNYSTGQWTRLKKYKPITNAS